TACAAAGGCTGACGATGCTTCAGAAACAGTACCAAGCACACCTGGTCAGCTTATACTGGCAAAGGAACTGGGAAAAGAACTGGAAGAGCTAGGACTTTCTGATGTTTCAGTTGATAAGAATGGATATGTCATGGCTACACTTCCATCAAATATAGAAAAAAAGGTTCCAACAATAGGCTTTATAGCACATATGGATACAAGTCCAGATATGTCTGGTAGCAATATTAAGCCTAAGTTCGTGGAAAATTATGATGGCGGAGACATAAAGCTTAATGATGAAGTTACACTTTCACCATCTGAAATGACAGAGCTTAAGGAATACATAGGAGAAACGCTGATAACTACAGACGGAACTACACTTTTAGGTGCTGATGATAAAGCTGGTATAGCAGAAATAATCACTGCAGTTGAGTATTTAATAAAGCATCCAGAAGTTCCTCATGGAACAATAAAAATAGGCTTTACCCCAGATGAGGAAATAGGAAGAGGACCAAATCATTTTGATGTTGAAAAGTTTGGAGCTGACCTTGCTTATACAATGGATGGTGGAGCAGTCGGAGAACTAGAATACGAAAACTTTAACGCAGCAGGTGCAAAGGTTACTGTACATGGAAGAAATGTTCACCCAGGCTATGCAAAGAATAAGATGATTAATTCTGTGCTTATAGCAAATGAATACATAGCTTCTCTTCCAGAAAATGAAACACCACAAACAACAGAAGGCTATGAAGGTTTTTACCACTTAAACTCCATAAGCGGTGATGTTGAGAAAACAGTTTTAAGCTATATTATAAGAGATTTTGACAAGGATAGCTTT
The genomic region above belongs to Clostridium swellfunianum and contains:
- the pepT gene encoding peptidase T; translation: MSNVVERFIKYVKFDTKADDASETVPSTPGQLILAKELGKELEELGLSDVSVDKNGYVMATLPSNIEKKVPTIGFIAHMDTSPDMSGSNIKPKFVENYDGGDIKLNDEVTLSPSEMTELKEYIGETLITTDGTTLLGADDKAGIAEIITAVEYLIKHPEVPHGTIKIGFTPDEEIGRGPNHFDVEKFGADLAYTMDGGAVGELEYENFNAAGAKVTVHGRNVHPGYAKNKMINSVLIANEYIASLPENETPQTTEGYEGFYHLNSISGDVEKTVLSYIIRDFDKDSFEKRKQHMQELAEELNKKYPGRVSIEIKDQYKNMREMIEPVMHVVDNAVKAMELAGVKPLVRPIRGGTDGARLSFMGLPTPNIFAGGLNFHGKYEYVPVSSMEKAVEVILKLVDLYASM